The window TATAACAACGGCACATTAAAATGTGGGAAATGCATTAAATCTAGCTTCGAGCGCCAGAGAATTAACGGAAATATTATCTGCTCGGATAATGTATACCAGCGAGCGCTAACCAAAACTTTAAAAAATCTCGGATTAGTTGTTTGAAAATCATCCCAATTATGTGGCCCTAAATATATATAATACTCATTATCTTGATCAATAATTGCTAAATGATCAATTAATTTTTGGATATAACGACCCAATCCTCGGGCTGATGGTCCGTACATTCTGGCATCAATACCAATCCTCATAGATTTGCCATTAATCTTTTAAATAAATCATTGTACTGTCGAGCTGTTTCCGACCACTGGTATTTTGCCACTAAGGATACTGTCTGATCTTTATTAATATTAAATTTATCATCTACTACCATTTGCATAGCGAGAATTATATCATTGACGTTGTAGGGATTAATCATGACAACCTGGTTTTGCGTTATTTCGGGAATGGCTGATGAATAACTAGTTATTACTTTAATATTATATTTCAAGCATTCAACAAGTGGGAAGCCAAATCCTTCGTAAAAAGTTGGCCAAATTAAAGCCAAGCAGCGCTGAATTAATACTTTTTTTTCCTGATCGTTGAGATAATTTAAATAATGTAGATTCTTAATATTTTTTTGGATATAATTCTTCATAAAACTATTCATACCCCAACCAAATGAACCGCCGATAACTAAGTGAATGTCGCGATATTTATCTTGCTGGACTAATTTTTGCCAGGCAGTTACTAGAGCAACAATATTTTTTCGCGGTTCAATTGTACCATAATAAAAAAAATATTTTGCCGGTAATTCAAATCTTAAAACTTGATTGTTGTCAGCAACTACCAAATCATTGGCGCCAGAAGAGATAACTGTAATTTTATCAGACTTAATATTAAAAAAATAATCTAAGTCTTGTTTAGTATTCTCCGATACGGTAACTATGTGATCTGCGCGAAACAACATTTTTTTGACCGCTTGCAACCAGTGCCACAATCTTCGCTGTCGATCAAACCAGTGTGGATTAATCAAAAAAGATAAATCATGAACAGTCAAAACGTATTTACAGCGCTGAGAAATACTAATAAAATTAAAACTAGGTTGCCAAACTAGATCAAAACAGTGCCTGAGATCAACGCGCGGTCGCTGGCATAACAACTGGGCTAAATTAAATACCTTGGAAGGTACCGAGTAATTAACAATCTTATTTGGTTCTAAGGCCATGATTGATTGGTATTTTTGCCGCCAGTTATTTTGCAAATAATAATAACTCAAATTATCTTGTTGTTGTAAAAAAGCTTCAATTAACTTCTGGGTATAGATTGTGATACCACCTTTATTTTGATCAAAAAGAGAACGGCTATCAATTAAAATTTTGCACATAAATTACAAACTAAGATGTTGGTTGTTTTTTTGACGACACTCGGCAATAAATTCCCTTATCTCCTGACGAAAACGCGCAATATTAAATTTAGCAACTGATTCACGTATAGCATGAGGATTGAACTGGGCAAAGTCGGCTTTTAAAATAGTGTGAACTAAACATTCCCAAGACTGCTCGTTAAAATATACGCCATTTACGCCATCCTGCACGGTTTCTAACGCTCCGCCTTGCGCATACGCAATAATCGGTTTACCCATAGCCATGGCTTCTACGGCAGCAATGCCAAAATCTTCAATCTGTGGATGGATAAACGCCTTGGCCCGAGCTAAATATTTTTTCTTGATTTCTTCGGAAACTTCACCTAAAAATATAATGTTCTTTTTGGCCATTTTTTGTAGTCTGTCTTTTTCTTCACCGTCACCGATAATAATTAAAGGTAAACCCAACTCATTAAATGCCTTAATGGCCAAATCAACTTTCTTGTACGGTCGCAAACGAGAAACGATAATGAAATAGTCATCTTGCTCCTGACTAATTTGATATTCATCAATATTGACTGGCGGATAAATAACTCGGGCTTCGCGATTATAATATTTCTTGATTCTTTGCGCCACAAAATGCGAATTGGCAATAAAATAGT is drawn from Candidatus Komeilibacteria bacterium CG_4_10_14_0_2_um_filter_37_10 and contains these coding sequences:
- a CDS encoding glycosyltransferase family 4 protein produces the protein MKIALAHDYLVQYGGAERVVAEFINLFPEAPLYTLLGSKKNLLNRPSDLIKNSFLQNIPHAEKFLKYFLGLMPLAWEQFDFTDYQIVLSSTSGLAKGIITPLNCLHICYCHTPTRYLWSDAHSYVEELKQPKIVKFFLPLLLHRLRLWDMFAAQRVDYFIANSHFVAQRIKKYYNREARVIYPPVNIDEYQISQEQDDYFIIVSRLRPYKKVDLAIKAFNELGLPLIIIGDGEEKDRLQKMAKKNIIFLGEVSEEIKKKYLARAKAFIHPQIEDFGIAAVEAMAMGKPIIAYAQGGALETVQDGVNGVYFNEQSWECLVHTILKADFAQFNPHAIRESVAKFNIARFRQEIREFIAECRQKNNQHLSL